The region CCGGTTGGCGTCGGTACGACAGACAAAAAATTAAACTTGAATGGCGCCCAGGGCGCGTTGAACGTCCAATTTGCTGATTAAAACCTGATACAAGGCGTTGAACACATTCAGCCGGGCCGTTCGCAGGTCGGCTTCGGCAATGGTAACGTCGAGGTACGTTTTTATACCAGATCGGTATTGCAGATTAATAATGCGGTATACATCTTCGGCCAGTAACTGATTCTCGCGCAGGGCCAGGTAGTTAGCCAGGTTACCCTTATAATTGGCCAGCGCCTGGGCGTATTCGGCGTCGACAGCGCTGGTCAGAGCCGCCAGGTCCCAGTTGAGCCGCTGCACCTGCAACTCGGCAATTTTCGTTTGCTGAATCCGGCGCCCGCCCTGAAAAATGGGTAGCGCAACGGACAGGCCGATCAGTGAGTTAGGAAAAGTCTGGTTATATAACTGGCCGAAAAAGTTATTCTGGAACAACAGGTTATAGTTTGCATTGGCACTTACCGTGGGCAGATACGCCCATCGATTGTAGCGCACGTTGGCCTCCAGCAGTCGCCCCTGCGTTTGAAGCAACTGGTATTCGATGCGACTCTGTGGATTTACCAGCAGGGTCGTATCCATCATGACTTCGTTGGCCAGTTGTAACGTGTCGTACGTTAAATTAAGATTCATATTGGGCGGGTAACCCATGAGCTGTTTGAGCGTCTGCACCTTAGCCCCCACCAGATCGCGGTACTGCTTTTGCTGGGCACGGGAGTTATTGAGGGCAATTCGCGCACGCTGGGGGTCTGTTTTATCGACAATGCCCCCCTGGTACTGGTTAGTGGCATCCTGCAAACTACGCTGAAGGCGGGCGATATCCTCGCTCAGAATCTCCACCTGACGCTGGGTCAGAATGACATCGTAGAAAGCTTTACTAACGTTGACCACAACGTCGATCTTGTTACGAACTGTATTCTGAGTTGCCTGAGCCCGATACGTATCCGCCGTTCGGCTGGCCAGCAGCAAATCGCGGCTAAACACACTTTGCGTTAACGAGAACGACGCCGTCGACGTGTTCTGCGCACCCAGCGCCACCGGTCGGCGCTCGCCGGTAGTGGCATCCGGGATGAGCGTGACGGGTAATTTGAGGTAGTGCAAAATGTTATAGCCGGCCCCTATTTGCGGGTACCAGGCCGACAGGGAACTTTGTACCGTTCGCTCGGCAATTTCCTGATCGATGACGGATTGGCGGACAATGGGTTGATGACCCAGGGCATATTGGATACAATCGGGGAGGTAGGCCTGTCTGGCTAACGAATCGGTTGTTTTTTGC is a window of Spirosoma linguale DSM 74 DNA encoding:
- a CDS encoding outer membrane efflux protein (PFAM: outer membrane efflux protein~KEGG: sgl:SG0266 outer membrane channel protein), producing the protein MKNCWFTLFIALFCAYSGTVFAQKTTDSLARQAYLPDCIQYALGHQPIVRQSVIDQEIAERTVQSSLSAWYPQIGAGYNILHYLKLPVTLIPDATTGERRPVALGAQNTSTASFSLTQSVFSRDLLLASRTADTYRAQATQNTVRNKIDVVVNVSKAFYDVILTQRQVEILSEDIARLQRSLQDATNQYQGGIVDKTDPQRARIALNNSRAQQKQYRDLVGAKVQTLKQLMGYPPNMNLNLTYDTLQLANEVMMDTTLLVNPQSRIEYQLLQTQGRLLEANVRYNRWAYLPTVSANANYNLLFQNNFFGQLYNQTFPNSLIGLSVALPIFQGGRRIQQTKIAELQVQRLNWDLAALTSAVDAEYAQALANYKGNLANYLALRENQLLAEDVYRIINLQYRSGIKTYLDVTIAEADLRTARLNVFNALYQVLISKLDVQRALGAIQV